A portion of the Lolium rigidum isolate FL_2022 chromosome 1, APGP_CSIRO_Lrig_0.1, whole genome shotgun sequence genome contains these proteins:
- the LOC124685297 gene encoding LOW QUALITY PROTEIN: ABC transporter G family member 45-like (The sequence of the model RefSeq protein was modified relative to this genomic sequence to represent the inferred CDS: inserted 1 base in 1 codon) — protein sequence LLQPPPETLELFDDIILLCEGQIVYHGPREKATDFFEIMGFKCPSRKNVADFLQEVTSKMDQKQYWIRDENKYQYRTIEKFAESFRSSYLPQLVEDNHCRSNNTGKGKEIKTSASRRISTWNTFKACLSREVLLMKRNSPLHIFKIVQITVLALVISTVYVRTNMNQKSVLDANKYMGSLFIAVVIVNFNGMTEIAMTIKRLPTFYKQRELLGLPGWALLSSAYLISLPISLLETGLWTSLTYYVIGYAPSFLRFIQHFLVLFAMHQMSMGLYRFLAAIGRTQVMANMLGTAALIAIYIFGGFVISKDSLQPWLRWANWTSPFTYAQNAIALNEFLDERWAIEFYYANANTVGEAILKIRGMLTEWHWYWICVSILFGFSLVFNILTIFALEFMNSPHKHQVNIDAVKKNTECKNQKVGAGNASAGQVILPFQPLSLVFDHINYFVDMPKEMMKYGVTEKKLQLLQDVSGVFRPGVLTALMGITGAGKTTLLDVLAGRKTGGYIEGTIRIAGYPKKQETFSRISGYCEQSDIHXPNLTVLESLQFSAWLRLPSNVKSRQRDMFIDEVMDLVELTGLKNSMVGLAGATGLSADQRKRLTIAVELVASPSIIFMDEPTTGLDARAAAIVMRTVRKTVDTGRTVVCTIHQPSIGIFESFDELLLMKRGGQIIYSGSLGPLSSNMIKYFKAIPGVPGIKQGQNPAAWMLDISSHTTEYEIGVDYAEIYKSSSLYRENMLLIDEMGQPASNTEDLHFPPGYWQNLRVQCMACLWKQRCAYWKNSEHNVVRFLNTFAVSIMFGIVFWKIGSTIKQEQDLFNILGIVYGSALFLGFMNCSILQPVVATERVVLYREKAAGMYSTLPYAIAQVAIEFPYMLVQVAIFASIVYPMIGFQMTAGKFFWFVLYMVLSFMYYTLYGMMTVALTPNIEIAAGLSFVIFIFWNLFSGFIIGRELIPIWWRWVYWANPAAWTVYGLMFSQLGDRTELIRVPGQPDQTVRQFLEGYLGLEDRYFNLVTCLHLAIIALFAFLFFISIKYLKFQRR from the exons TTGCTGCAACCACCTCCTGAGACATTGGAATTATTTGACGACATAATCCTTTTATGCGAGGGGCAAATTGTATATCATGGTCCACGAGAAAAAGCTACCGATTTCTTTGAAATTATGGGATTCAAATGCCCCAGCAGGAAGAATGTAGCTGATTTCCTTCAAGAG GTGACATCGAAGATGGATCAAAAGCAATACTGGATTCGTGATGAAAATAAGTATCAATACCGGACAATTGAAAAATTTGCAGAATCCTTCCGTTCATCCTATCTCCCTCAACTTGTAGAAGACAATCACTGCAGGTCAAACAATACAGGAAAAGGAAAGGAGATTAAAACAAGTGCAAGTCGCAGGATCTCCACATGGAATACTTTCAAAGCATGCCTTTCAAGGGAAGTACTTCTTATGAAAAGAAACTCTCCACTTCATATATTCAAGATTGTACAGATAACTGTTCTTGCTTTGGTTATCTCAACGGTTTACGTGCGCACAAATATGAACCAGAAATCTGTACTTGATGCCAATAAGTACATGGGATCACTCTTTATAGCTGTTGTGATAGTGAACTTCAATGGCATGACTGAAATTGCAATGACAATAAAGCGACTCCCCACTTTCTACAAGCAAAGAGAGTTACTAGGATTGCCAGGATGGGCACTTCTTTCTTCAGCTTACCTTATCAGCCTCCCAATATCACTTTtagagacaggtctttggaccagCTTAACCTACTATGTGATTGGCTACGCACCTTCTTTTCTCAG ATTCATCCAGCATTTTCTGGTACTTTTTGCCATGCATCAAATGTCTATGGGCCTCTATCGTTTCTTAGCAGCGATAGGAAGAACACAAGTAATGGCCAACATGCTAGGCACTGCAGCTCTTATAGCAATCTACATATTTGGAGGCTTCGTCATATCAAAAG ATAGTCTCCAACCATGGCTGCGCTGGGCAAATTGGACGTCCCCATTCACCTACGCACAGAATGCAATTGCCCTAAATGAGTTCCTTGACGAAAGATGGGCTATT GAATTCTATTACGCAAATGCCAATACAGTTGGTGAAGCTATACTCAAGATCAGGGGGATGCTCACAGAGTGGCACTGGTACTGGATTTGTGTCAGCATTTTATTTGGATTCTCACTGGTCTTCAACATCCTCACTATATTTGCCCTGGAGTTCATGAACT CTCCACACAAGCATCAAGTTAACATTGATGCCGTGAAGAAAAATACAGAGTGCAAAAACCAGAAAGTTGGAGCGGGCAATGCATCGGCTGGTCAAGTTATCCTCCCATTTCAGCCTCTTtcccttgtatttgatcatatcaACTATTTTGTCGACATGCCAAAG GAGATGATGAAGTATGGAGTAACAGAGAAAAAGCTTCAGCTGCTACAAGACGTCAGTGGTGTTTTCAGGCCAGGGGTGCTAACAGCTCTGATGGGGATCACAGGTGCAGGAAAGACAACATTGCTCGATGTTTTGGCTGGAAGGAAAACTGGAGGATATATTGAAGGTACTATTAGAATAGCAGGATACCCAAAGAAGCAGGAGACATTCTCAAGGATCTCTGGCTACTGTGAACAGAGTGACATCC TCCCTAACCTCACTGTGCTTGAGTCACTGCAGTTTTCTGCATGGCTCCGCCTGCCTTCAAACGTTAAATCTCGCCAAAGAGAT ATGTTTATAGACGAAGTCATGGACCTAGTCGAATTAACTGGATTGAAGAATTCCATGGTGGGCCTGGCAGGAGCAACTGGCCTGTCAGCAGATCAGCGAAAAAGGCTAACAATTGCTGTGGAGCTGGTAGCTAGTCCTTCCATTATATTTATGGATGAACCAACCACTGGCTTGGATGCCCGTGCTGCAGCAATTGTCATGAGAACAGTAAGAAAGACAGTTGACACTGGACGAACTGTTGTCTGCACAATTCATCAGCCAAGCATTGGGATATTTGAATCTTTTGATGAG CTTCTGCTTATGAAAAGAGGCGGTCAGATCATTTACAGTGGTTCATTAGGTCCACTATCCAGCAACATGATCAAATATTTCAAG GCTATACCTGGTGTTCCTGGAATAAAACAGGGACAAAACCCAGCAGCATGGATGTTGGACATCAGTTCGCACACAACAGAATATGAGATTGGAGTGGACTACGCAGAAATTTATAAGAGCTCCTCATTATACAG GGAGAACATGCTTCTAATTGATGAGATGGGGCAACCAGCGTCAAATACAGAGGATTTACATTTTCCACCTGGATACTGGCAAAACCTAAGGGTGCAGTGTATGGCTTGCCTGTGGAAACAAAGATGTGCATACTGGAAAAATTCAGAACACAATGTTGTCCGGTTCCTGAACACATTTGCTGTATCAATTATGTTTGGAATTGTATTCTGGAAAATTGGCTCAACCAT AAAACAAGAACAAGATTTATTCAACATACTAGGAATCGTATATGGATCAGCACTGTTTCTGGGCTTCATGAACTGCAGCATCTTACAGCCAGTTGTGGCAACAGAGAGAGTTGTTCTCTACCGAGAAAAGGCAGCAGGCATGTATTCTACCTTGCCCTACGCCATAGCTCAG GTAGCAATTGAATTTCCTTACATGCTTGTCCAAGTGGCCATCTTTGCGTCAATCGTATACCCAATGATTGGGTTCCAGATGACCGCTGGCAAGTTCTTTTGGTTTGTCCTTTACATGGTGCTAAGCTTCATGTACTACACACTCTACGGGATGATGACAGTGGCACTAACACCTAACATTGAGATAGCTGCTGGATTGTCCTTCGTTATCTTCATCTTTTGGAACCTCTTCTCCGGCTTCATCATTGGAAGAGAG CTGATCCCAATATGGTGGAGGTGGGTGTACTGGGCTAACCCAGCAGCGTGGACGGTGTACGGGCTCATGTTCTCTCAGCTGGGTGACCGGACAGAACTGATCCGTGTGCCAGGGCAACCAGACCAGACGGTGCGGCAGTTTCTCGAGGGATACCTTGGCCTCGAGGACCGCTACTTCAACCTTGTCACCTGCCTACACCTGGCCATCATCGCCCTCTTcgccttcctcttcttcatctccatCAAGTACCTCAAGTTCCAGCGGAGGTAG
- the LOC124685298 gene encoding serine/arginine-rich splicing factor SR45a-like isoform X1 — protein MSQCNEVRYTARSITPPAADRDSASPPPKRRALSKSPPLPPPPPFPPKGAVRILSSRSPSRRRNSASRSPLPKRRGRSRSPSPKRRGRSRSPSPKRRGRSRSRSRSRNKSRSRSRDDLRNPGNNLYVTGLSTRTSSSDLEKFFSKEGKVLDCHIVVDPRSKEPRGFAFVTMEKVEDARRCIKHLHRSVLEGRLISVAKAKRTRERTPTPGEYCGPRGGRARSSPRRSSRGSRDRSRSPGGGRDRDRKRD, from the exons ATGTCGCAGTGCAATGAAGTAAG GTACACGGCGCGCTCCATCACGCCCCCGGCGGCGGACAGGGACAGCGCGTCGCCCCCTCCCAAGAGGCGCGCCTTGTCCAAGTCGCCGCCgctccctccccctcctcccttcCCACCCAAAGGGGCGGTACGCATCCTCTCCTCGAGGTCGCCTTCTAGAAGGCGCAACAGTGCCTCAAGGTCTCCCCTGCCTAAGAGGCGTGGCAGATCAAGGTCTCCTTCCCCCAAGAGGCGTGGCAGGTCAAGGTCTCCTTCCCCCAAGAGGCGTGGCAGGTCAAGGTCCAGGTCCAGGTCCAGGAACAAGAGCCGCTCCAG GAGTAGAGATGATCTAAGGAATCCCGGGAACAACCTGTACGTCACGGGCCTGTCCACACGCACATCAAGTTCGGACCTGGAGAAGTTCTTCAGCAAGGAGGGAAAG GTTTTAGACTGCCATATCGTTGTCGATCCTCGCTCCAAGGAACCGCGTGGCTTTGCGTTTGTGACAATGGAGAAGGTGGAGGATGCGAGGCGTTGCATCAAGCACCTACATCGTTCTGTGCTTGAAGGTCGCCTCATCAGCGTGGCAAAG GCAAAGAGAACCCGCGAGAGGACACCTACTCCTGGAGAATACTGTGGTCCAAGAG GCGGGCGTGCTCGATCTTCACCTCGCCGATCCAGCAGGGGTTCGAGGGACCGCTCGAGGTCGCCTGGTGGAGGAAGGGACAGAGACAGGAAGCGCGACTAA
- the LOC124685298 gene encoding serine/arginine-rich splicing factor SR45a-like isoform X2, whose amino-acid sequence MSQCNEVRYTARSITPPAADRDSASPPPKRRALSKSPPLPPPPPFPPKGAVRILSSRSPSRRRNSASRSPLPKRRGRSRSPSPKRRGRSRSPSPKRRGRSRSRSRSRNKSRSRSRDDLRNPGNNLYVTGLSTRTSSSDLEKFFSKEGKVLDCHIVVDPRSKEPRGFAFVTMEKVEDARRCIKHLHRSVLEGRLISVAKEMEKICVPSLFSCCLPQLQGPHCWAASSSILGCL is encoded by the exons ATGTCGCAGTGCAATGAAGTAAG GTACACGGCGCGCTCCATCACGCCCCCGGCGGCGGACAGGGACAGCGCGTCGCCCCCTCCCAAGAGGCGCGCCTTGTCCAAGTCGCCGCCgctccctccccctcctcccttcCCACCCAAAGGGGCGGTACGCATCCTCTCCTCGAGGTCGCCTTCTAGAAGGCGCAACAGTGCCTCAAGGTCTCCCCTGCCTAAGAGGCGTGGCAGATCAAGGTCTCCTTCCCCCAAGAGGCGTGGCAGGTCAAGGTCTCCTTCCCCCAAGAGGCGTGGCAGGTCAAGGTCCAGGTCCAGGTCCAGGAACAAGAGCCGCTCCAG GAGTAGAGATGATCTAAGGAATCCCGGGAACAACCTGTACGTCACGGGCCTGTCCACACGCACATCAAGTTCGGACCTGGAGAAGTTCTTCAGCAAGGAGGGAAAG GTTTTAGACTGCCATATCGTTGTCGATCCTCGCTCCAAGGAACCGCGTGGCTTTGCGTTTGTGACAATGGAGAAGGTGGAGGATGCGAGGCGTTGCATCAAGCACCTACATCGTTCTGTGCTTGAAGGTCGCCTCATCAGCGTGGCAAAG GAAATGGAGAAAATCTGTGTTCCTTCGCTTTTCTCCTGCTGTCTTCCCCAACTGCAGGGTCCACACTGTTGGGCTGCCTCATCATCGATACTAGGCTGTCTGTAA